One Oscillospiraceae bacterium DNA segment encodes these proteins:
- a CDS encoding DegT/DnrJ/EryC1/StrS family aminotransferase, giving the protein MAGGPGAYVFGEEEIREIQEVTDAKYLFRYGSLDNPSFKRKVFTFEEEFKKKMGADYCVATSSGTGSLMCCLSAIGIQPGDEVIVPGYTFIASISSIILMNAIPVLAEINDSLTIDPEDVRKKITDKTKAIMVVHMLGNQCNMDEIMKIAKEHNLYVIEDCCQACGASYKGKRLGTIGNIGAFSLNFFKTISTGDGGAVISNDYDMYERAFGFHDQGHKPNRTGVEVGKRSIVGMNMRMNELTGAVAIAQTRKLDEILTTLRTKKAKLKAMISGLNGFKFRTINDEANECATLLTLIFDTKELADAFCAEVNSKTICHSGWHVYNNMEQILNFDGGKRYHKNMLPQTDDILERAVNISVGVVDGGLGSAFGININSTDEEIEAVGNKIIEVVNKLTK; this is encoded by the coding sequence ATGGCAGGCGGTCCTGGTGCATATGTTTTTGGCGAAGAAGAAATTAGAGAAATTCAAGAGGTGACAGATGCTAAATATCTGTTCCGCTATGGTTCACTTGACAACCCTAGTTTCAAGAGAAAGGTTTTCACATTTGAAGAAGAATTTAAGAAGAAGATGGGTGCAGATTACTGTGTTGCTACTAGCAGCGGAACAGGCTCTTTGATGTGTTGCTTATCAGCAATCGGTATACAGCCCGGAGATGAAGTAATTGTTCCCGGATATACCTTTATTGCATCTATATCATCAATTATTCTTATGAATGCTATCCCTGTTTTAGCAGAAATCAACGATAGCCTTACAATCGATCCTGAAGATGTAAGAAAGAAAATAACAGATAAAACAAAAGCTATCATGGTTGTACATATGCTCGGTAATCAGTGTAATATGGATGAAATCATGAAGATAGCTAAAGAACACAATTTGTACGTTATTGAAGACTGCTGTCAAGCATGCGGTGCTTCTTATAAGGGCAAGAGACTTGGTACAATCGGAAATATCGGTGCATTTTCACTTAACTTCTTTAAAACAATCTCTACCGGTGATGGCGGTGCTGTTATCAGTAATGACTATGATATGTATGAGAGAGCTTTTGGTTTCCACGATCAAGGTCATAAGCCCAACAGAACAGGTGTTGAGGTTGGTAAAAGAAGTATCGTTGGTATGAATATGAGAATGAACGAGCTTACAGGTGCTGTTGCTATTGCTCAGACAAGAAAGCTTGATGAAATTCTTACAACATTACGTACAAAGAAAGCTAAGCTTAAGGCTATGATCAGCGGACTTAACGGCTTCAAGTTCAGAACAATCAACGATGAAGCAAACGAGTGTGCAACTCTCTTAACTTTAATCTTTGATACAAAAGAATTAGCAGATGCATTCTGTGCAGAAGTAAATTCTAAGACAATTTGCCATTCCGGTTGGCACGTATACAACAATATGGAGCAGATCTTGAACTTTGACGGCGGAAAGAGATACCACAAGAATATGCTTCCTCAGACTGATGATATATTAGAGAGAGCAGTAAACATCAGCGTTGGCGTTGTTGACGGCGGTCTTGGCTCTGCTTTCGGTATCAACATCAATTCAACCGATGAAGAAATCGAAGCTGTTGGTAACAAGATTATAGAAGTTGTTAATAAATTAACCAAATAA